Proteins encoded together in one Penicillium digitatum chromosome 1, complete sequence window:
- a CDS encoding RmlC-like cupin domain-containing protein has translation MAGLVNGPLSLFRKTDSSKPLHARWGDVSISVPTDGSWNQYDNPHRPITERSAYGPGYVPDCSPQDRRNPRSVKEEDPDDDARSVCSEASTVSWRSSLSLKSLRPGRLSVHLASRPKPLRGESQVERDAQRSEQKRNEFAYRPIYQDYTSEVVESTNRSSNRFKYIPTNGRYPQSSGAETPRSQSVNSLRTPHSLSESSERRYSGRDRDHYTPTIGGSTCHEDDFCGLHSTSVRDSSDSSGSWRNYGLPPRRRTSPFVAADGQRASSISKPMTLTMVPDPDDLYG, from the coding sequence ATGGCGGGACTCGTCAACGggcctctttctctcttccgcAAGACAGACTCTTCAAAGCCTCTCCACGCTCGATGGGGAGATGTGTCCATCTCCGTGCCTACAGATGGCTCATGGAATCAATATGACAATCCCCATCGTCCCATTACGGAGAGATCAGCATATGGGCCAGGCTACGTGCCCGACTGCTCTCCGCAAGACCGTCGGAATCCCCGCTCAGTGAAAGAGGAGGACCCAGACGACGACGCCAGAAGTGTTTGCAGTGAAGCATCAACAGTCTCGTGGCGGAGCTCCCTATCTCTCAAAAGCCTGCGACCGGGCCGGCTCTCGGTGCATCTCGCATCACGTCCGAAACCACTGCGGGGCGAATCCCAGGTGGAAAGAGACGCCCAACGGTCTGAACAAAAGCGAAATGAATTTGCATATCGACCAATTTATCAAGACTACACCTCTGAAGTAGTCGAATCGACTAATCGGTCCAGCAATCGGTTCAAGTACATTCCGACCAATGGACGGTACCCTCAAAGCTCAGGCGCTGAGACTCCGCGCAGCCAATCTGTCAACTCGCTCCGCACACCCCACTCGTTGTCCGAGTCGAGTGAGCGGCGATACAGCGGCCGCGATCGCGACCACTACACTCCAACCATCGGAGGGAGTACCTGCCATGAGGACGACTTTTGCGGTCTGCACTCTACCAGCGTTCGTGATAGCTCGGACAGCTCTGGCTCGTGGCGTAACTATGGGCTGCCGCCTCGACGGCGAACGTCACCGTTTGTTGCGGCTGATGGTCAGAGGGCTTCTTCAATCTCGAAGCCTATGACCTTGACCATGGTTCCTGACCCTGATGATCTCTATGGATAA
- a CDS encoding Mannose-6-phosphate isomerase, class I, producing MWLGTYPSNPSYLLSTGEHLGEYLKKHPELVGKSVHDRWGPEIPFLPKASAKARNHRVHGHVEKLTPIQILSFSKALPLQIHPDLKLAAQLHNEHPEKYGDTMHKPEIAIALSKFELFAGWKPLNDIQALFELHHLAKYIPKSGPFNDETLRQLCKALLSIPPQEVAQTMKDLQTIPESQFGAHTYIPSLLGRLAKQYGEGDNGNLVAALLMNYLTLGPGDSVFVPADSIHAYLEGDIVECMARSDNVINTGFCPAADRDSVELFGQALSFVPHNAQDALLPRRKSDKGLNGKTDVYAPPINEFAVLCTTLGAGESETHKAILGPSLMIVTKGSGQMKFPGNSIAAVKEGYVFFVGQGIALDFVTDKGMAVYRAYAE from the coding sequence ATGTGGTTAGGTACATACCCCTCAAACCCATCGTATCTACTTTCCACGGGCGAACACCTCGGGGAGTATCTGAAGAAGCACCCCGAGCTCGTGGGCAAGTCCGTCCACGACCGATGGGGCCCAGAGATTCCGTTTCTACCCAAGGCAAGCGCAAAAGCCAGGAATCATAGAGTGCATGGCCACGTGGAGAAACTAACACCAATCCAGATTCTCTCTTTCAGCAAAGCGCTACCCCTCCAAATTCACCCAGACCTGAAGCTTGCCGCACAACTACACAACGAACACCCGGAAAAGTATGGCGACACAATGCACAAGCCAGAGATTGCGATTGCACTCTCCAAATTCGAGCTCTTTGCCGGCTGGAAGCCCCTAAACGACATCCAAGCGCTATTCGAGTTGCATCATTTGGCAAAGTACATTCCCAAATCCGGACCGTTCAACGACGAAACCCTGCGTCAGTTATGCAAGGCTCTCCTTAGCATACCGCCTCAAGAAGTGGCACAGACAATGAAAGACCTACAAACCATTCCGGAATCCCAGTTTGGTGCACACACCTATATCCCCAGTCTCCTCGGTCGGCTAGCAAAGCAATACGGCGAAGGCGATAACGGAAACCTAGTCGCCGCCCTGCTGATGAACTACTTGACCCTGGGACCGGGAGATTCCGTCTTCGTCCCTGCAGACAGCATCCACGCCTACCTCGAGGGTGATATTGTTGAATGCATGGCGAGGTCTGACAATGTCATCAATACAGGGTTCTGTCCGGCTGCAGATCGCGACAGCGTCGAGTTGTTTGGACAGGCTTTGAGCTTTGTGCCGCATAATGCGCAGGATGCGCTGCTGCCGCGCAGAAAGAGTGATAAGGGCTTGAATGGCAAGACGGATGTCTATGCACCGCCTATCAATGAATTTGCGGTATTATGTACGACCCTTGGCGCAGGGGAGAGCGAGACGCACAAGGCCATCCTGGGGCCGAGTCTGATGATTGTTACCAAGGGTAGTGGCCAAATGAAATTCCCTGGTAATTCAATCGCTGCGGTAAAGGAAGGATACGTTTTCTTTGTGGGCCAGGGTATTGCATTGGACTTTGTGACGGACA